From one Thalassobaculum sp. OXR-137 genomic stretch:
- a CDS encoding quinone-dependent dihydroorotate dehydrogenase has protein sequence MSIFDLALPFLRRLDPETAHRATVRALAAGVGPVDRSAPPAGLSQRLMGLDFPHPVCLAAGFDKSAECWHALLNMGVGAVEVGTITPRPQAGNPRPRLFRLPEDSAVINRNGFNNDGLDAAAGRLARHARHAGILGINVGANKDTPDPVDDYDYGVRMLAPLADYLTINVSSPNTPGLRDLQGEGALGRLLDTVMEARSTACGPHGPPVLLKIAPDLAEGQLEAIVETAVRAGVAGLIISNTTIARPESLRSAARGETGGLSGRPLFGPSTRVLARARLLAGDRLVLVGVGGVESGETAYAKIRAGASLVQLYSALVYNGPGLFRRIRDDLAVRMAAEGYASIGEAVGVDAAALAEG, from the coding sequence ATGTCGATATTCGATCTCGCCCTTCCGTTCCTGCGCCGCCTCGATCCGGAAACCGCCCACCGTGCCACCGTGCGCGCGCTGGCCGCGGGTGTCGGCCCCGTGGACCGCTCCGCCCCGCCCGCCGGTCTGTCCCAGCGGCTGATGGGGCTCGATTTCCCGCATCCGGTCTGCCTCGCCGCCGGCTTCGACAAGAGTGCGGAGTGCTGGCACGCCCTGCTCAACATGGGGGTCGGCGCGGTGGAGGTCGGCACCATCACCCCGCGGCCCCAGGCCGGCAATCCGCGTCCCCGGCTGTTCCGCCTGCCGGAGGACTCGGCGGTGATCAACCGCAACGGCTTCAACAATGACGGCCTGGACGCCGCCGCCGGCCGGCTGGCGCGCCATGCCCGCCATGCCGGGATCCTCGGCATCAATGTCGGCGCCAACAAGGACACGCCGGATCCGGTGGACGACTACGATTACGGCGTGCGGATGCTGGCGCCGCTGGCCGATTACCTGACCATCAACGTCTCGTCGCCGAACACCCCCGGCCTGCGCGACCTGCAGGGGGAGGGGGCGCTGGGCCGCCTGCTCGACACGGTGATGGAGGCGCGGTCGACCGCCTGCGGTCCGCACGGCCCGCCGGTCCTGCTGAAGATCGCGCCGGACCTGGCCGAGGGGCAGCTGGAGGCCATCGTCGAGACCGCCGTGCGCGCCGGCGTGGCCGGCCTGATCATCTCCAACACGACGATCGCCCGTCCCGAGTCGCTACGGTCGGCGGCGCGGGGCGAGACCGGCGGGCTGTCCGGCCGGCCGTTGTTCGGCCCCTCGACCCGGGTGCTGGCGCGGGCCCGGCTTCTGGCCGGGGACCGGCTGGTTCTGGTCGGCGTCGGCGGGGTGGAGAGCGGCGAGACCGCCTATGCCAAGATCCGGGCCGGCGCCTCGCTCGTGCAGCTCTACTCGGCTCTGGTGTATAACGGTCCGGGGTTGTTCCGGCGCATCCGGGACGATCTGGCCGTCCGCATGGCGGCCGAGGGATACGCATCCATCGGCGAGGCGGTCGGGGTCGATGCGGCCGCTCTGGCCGAGGGCTGA
- the rpmB gene encoding 50S ribosomal protein L28: MARRCDLTGKGVLTGNNVSHANNRTRRRFLPNLQDTSLLSDALGQMVRLRLSTGALRTVEHRGGLDAFLKTARASELSQEARRLKKRILAAEAKTAA; encoded by the coding sequence ATGGCCCGTCGCTGCGATCTTACTGGCAAGGGTGTGCTGACCGGAAACAATGTCAGCCACGCGAACAACCGCACCCGTCGCCGGTTTCTGCCGAACCTTCAGGACACCTCGCTGCTGTCCGACGCGCTGGGCCAGATGGTCCGCCTGCGCCTGTCGACCGGTGCCCTGCGCACCGTCGAGCATCGCGGCGGCCTGGACGCCTTCCTGAAGACCGCCCGGGCGTCCGAGCTGTCGCAGGAGGCGCGTCGCCTGAAGAAGCGGATCCTCGCCGCCGAGGCGAAGACCGCCGCCTGA
- a CDS encoding class III extradiol ring-cleavage dioxygenase yields MSPLPAIFVSHGSPTLVLDDVPARDFLRGLGAELPRPRAIVVVSAHYDARGVRVNTAARPRTIHDFYGFPKPLYDMRYDAPGDPALATDILARLHWAGLEAEGDESWGFDHGTWVPLILMYPDADIPVVAVSIDSEAGPEHHRRLGAALAPLREDGVLILGSGAFTHNLGEIRRGGWAELDAPDWVTRFVDWTAAAIAEGRTDDLVHYRDRAPDAVRNHPTDEHFLPLFAALGAGGTGKGRRLHASTAFTVLAMDAYAFG; encoded by the coding sequence ATGTCACCGCTTCCCGCGATCTTCGTCAGCCACGGATCCCCGACCCTCGTCCTGGACGACGTTCCGGCCCGGGACTTCCTGCGCGGCCTCGGCGCCGAGCTGCCGCGCCCGCGCGCCATCGTGGTCGTCAGCGCCCATTACGACGCCCGCGGCGTGCGCGTGAACACCGCCGCCCGGCCGCGGACGATCCACGACTTCTACGGCTTTCCGAAGCCGCTGTACGACATGCGCTACGACGCCCCCGGCGACCCGGCCCTGGCCACCGACATCCTCGCCCGGCTGCACTGGGCCGGATTGGAGGCCGAGGGCGACGAGAGCTGGGGCTTCGACCACGGCACCTGGGTGCCGCTGATCCTGATGTATCCCGACGCCGATATCCCGGTCGTGGCCGTCTCCATCGATTCCGAGGCCGGGCCGGAGCATCACCGCCGCCTCGGCGCCGCCCTGGCGCCCTTGCGGGAGGACGGCGTGCTGATCCTGGGATCCGGCGCCTTCACCCATAACCTGGGCGAGATCCGACGGGGCGGCTGGGCCGAGCTGGACGCCCCCGACTGGGTCACCCGCTTCGTCGACTGGACGGCGGCCGCCATCGCGGAGGGCCGTACCGACGACCTGGTGCATTACCGCGACCGGGCGCCGGACGCCGTGCGCAACCACCCGACGGACGAGCACTTCCTGCCCCTCTTCGCAGCACTCGGTGCGGGTGGTACCGGTAAGGGCCGGCGGCTGCATGCCAGCACCGCCTTCACCGTCCTGGCCATGGATGCCTACGCTTTCGGCTGA
- a CDS encoding branched-chain amino acid aminotransferase: MATPPKAFTYVDQDQSWHEGNPMVMGPMTQSTWLGSLIFDGARWFEGTMPDLDQHCERACRSARNMLLEPKIRPEEIVELVKEGVSKFDGSTALYIKPMFWADGGWIYPDPNTTRFMLTIYESPLPQDTGFSVNISDKIRPMPTAAPTDAKAACLYANAGRALKLAHEAGYDNCVVLDPIGNVAELATANLFYAKDGEVHTPIPNGTFLNGITRQRVIKLLTKAGVKVHERVVTTGELMEADEIFSCGNHGKVMSITKIVDRQLQPGPITAKARELYWAYAHGDA, from the coding sequence ATGGCCACGCCTCCCAAGGCCTTTACCTACGTGGACCAGGACCAGAGCTGGCACGAGGGCAACCCCATGGTCATGGGTCCGATGACCCAGTCCACCTGGCTCGGCTCGCTGATCTTCGACGGCGCCCGCTGGTTCGAAGGCACCATGCCGGACCTGGACCAGCACTGCGAGCGCGCCTGCCGCAGCGCCCGCAACATGCTGCTGGAGCCGAAGATCCGTCCGGAGGAGATCGTCGAGCTGGTCAAGGAAGGCGTGTCCAAGTTCGACGGCAGCACCGCGCTCTACATCAAGCCTATGTTCTGGGCCGATGGCGGCTGGATCTATCCCGATCCCAACACCACCCGCTTCATGCTGACGATCTACGAGAGCCCGCTGCCGCAGGACACCGGTTTCAGCGTGAACATCTCCGACAAGATCCGGCCGATGCCGACCGCGGCGCCGACCGACGCCAAGGCCGCCTGCCTCTACGCCAATGCCGGCCGCGCCCTGAAGCTCGCCCACGAGGCCGGCTACGACAACTGCGTCGTGCTCGACCCGATCGGCAACGTCGCCGAGCTGGCAACCGCCAACCTGTTCTACGCCAAGGACGGCGAGGTCCACACGCCGATCCCGAACGGAACCTTCCTGAACGGCATCACCCGCCAGCGCGTCATCAAGCTGCTGACCAAGGCAGGCGTGAAGGTCCACGAGCGGGTGGTGACGACCGGCGAACTGATGGAAGCCGACGAGATCTTCTCCTGCGGCAACCACGGCAAGGTGATGTCGATCACCAAGATCGTCGACCGGCAGCTTCAGCCGGGACCGATCACCGCCAAGGCGCGCGAGCTGTACTGGGCCTATGCCCATGGCGACGCCTAA
- a CDS encoding EAL domain-containing protein: MLLAGIFISWHIAIAGRRAAGRAERRLREVVRRVAVLQEEAELARAEVDTLRNRLDDMPDAERLSGELKVLQGLLKQLATRKEQPADATGAIAAKGKADTVVAVPTGPRGAQVVMMESEELLGAIEQALRDEAVELYLQPVVSLPQRKRRFYECFSRIVLPNGSVITPEQYIPVAEQAGLVAAIDNLLLVRCVQLVRRARRDHLDVGFFCNISNASLTDVDFFQDFITFMAENRQLAETLVFEFDNASIAAGDYITRMNLQRLRGVGYRFSLDQVHDLDLDLEELSRQGFRYVKVNAHLLHEMARGDDPVLDMRSFKGALDRHAMDLIVEKIESEDMLLDLLELKVDFGQGYLFGEPRPLVDKQ, translated from the coding sequence GTGCTGCTGGCCGGCATCTTCATTTCCTGGCACATCGCGATCGCCGGACGCCGGGCCGCCGGCCGGGCCGAACGGCGCCTGCGCGAGGTGGTGCGCCGGGTCGCCGTCCTCCAGGAGGAGGCGGAACTCGCCCGCGCCGAGGTCGATACTCTGCGCAACCGGCTGGACGACATGCCGGACGCCGAGCGGCTTTCCGGTGAGCTCAAGGTGCTCCAGGGACTGCTGAAACAGCTCGCCACGCGCAAGGAGCAGCCGGCCGATGCCACCGGCGCCATCGCCGCCAAAGGCAAGGCCGACACGGTCGTCGCCGTGCCGACGGGCCCGCGGGGCGCTCAGGTCGTCATGATGGAGAGCGAAGAGCTGCTCGGCGCCATCGAACAGGCGCTGCGGGACGAGGCGGTCGAGCTGTACCTGCAGCCGGTGGTCAGCCTGCCCCAGCGCAAGCGGCGGTTCTACGAGTGCTTCTCGCGCATCGTGCTGCCGAACGGCTCGGTCATCACCCCGGAGCAGTACATCCCGGTGGCCGAACAGGCCGGTCTGGTGGCGGCGATCGACAACCTGCTGCTGGTGCGCTGTGTCCAGCTCGTGCGGCGCGCGCGGCGCGATCACCTGGATGTCGGCTTCTTCTGCAACATCTCCAACGCCTCGCTGACCGACGTCGATTTCTTCCAGGACTTCATCACCTTCATGGCGGAAAACCGGCAGCTCGCCGAGACCCTGGTCTTCGAGTTCGACAATGCCAGCATCGCCGCCGGGGACTACATCACCCGGATGAACCTGCAGCGCCTGCGCGGAGTCGGCTACCGGTTCTCCCTCGATCAGGTCCACGATCTGGACCTCGACCTCGAGGAGCTGTCGCGCCAGGGCTTCCGCTACGTGAAGGTAAACGCCCATCTGCTGCACGAGATGGCGCGCGGCGACGACCCGGTGCTTGACATGCGCTCGTTCAAGGGCGCCCTCGACCGCCACGCGATGGATCTCATCGTGGAGAAGATCGAAAGCGAGGACATGCTGCTCGACCTGCTGGAGTTGAAAGTCGATTTCGGGCAGGGATACCTCTTCGGCGAGCCCCGCCCGCTCGTCGACAAGCAATAG
- a CDS encoding lysine--tRNA ligase has product MSADPMRTLATNARAWPFEEARKLVERYKDAPPEKGYVLLETGYGPSGLPHIGTFGEVARTTMVRRAFEMMSDIPTKLVAFSDDMDGLRKVPTNIPNQEAMVPFLNMPLTRVPDPFGTHESFGHHNNARLRGFLDSFGFEYEFYSATECYTSGRFDQALMAVLRNYDAVTNVVLPTLGPDRRATYSPFLPVCPRTGHVLQVPIVERDVEAGTVSYDDPETGERMTVPVTGGHCKLQWKCDWAMRWYALGVDYEMAGKDLIDSVKLSSQITKILGRPAPEGFNYELFLDADGQKISKSKGNGLSVEEWLTYGPPDSLSLYMYQQPRRAKRLYFDVIPKNVDDYLTFLSKFPEEDAEKRLENPVWHIHHGQPPAPESSGLSFSLLLNLASVCHAEEKSVVWGYVSRYAPDASPEANPLLDTLVGYAVRYYQDFVRPEKQYRAPTDVERAALEDLKSVLEGMAPGASAEDLQTEVYEVGKRHAFENLRDWFKALYETLLGQSQGPRFGSFIALYGVAETVALIDKALKGEDMAA; this is encoded by the coding sequence ATGTCCGCCGACCCGATGCGCACACTCGCCACGAACGCCCGCGCCTGGCCGTTCGAGGAAGCGCGCAAACTGGTCGAGCGCTACAAGGACGCCCCGCCGGAAAAAGGCTACGTTCTGCTGGAGACCGGCTACGGCCCGTCCGGCCTACCGCATATCGGCACCTTCGGCGAGGTCGCCCGCACCACCATGGTGCGCCGCGCCTTCGAGATGATGAGCGACATTCCGACCAAGCTCGTCGCCTTCTCCGACGACATGGACGGCCTGCGCAAGGTGCCGACCAACATCCCCAATCAGGAGGCGATGGTCCCCTTCCTGAACATGCCGCTTACCCGGGTGCCGGATCCGTTCGGGACCCATGAGAGCTTCGGCCACCACAACAACGCCCGGCTGCGCGGCTTCCTCGACAGTTTCGGCTTCGAGTACGAGTTCTACTCGGCGACCGAGTGCTACACCTCGGGCCGCTTCGACCAAGCCCTGATGGCGGTGCTGCGGAACTACGACGCGGTCACCAACGTGGTGCTGCCGACGCTGGGTCCGGACCGGCGGGCGACCTATTCGCCGTTCCTGCCGGTCTGCCCGCGCACCGGCCATGTGCTGCAGGTGCCGATCGTCGAGCGCGACGTGGAGGCCGGCACGGTCTCCTACGACGACCCGGAGACCGGCGAGCGGATGACCGTTCCGGTCACGGGCGGACACTGCAAGCTGCAGTGGAAGTGCGACTGGGCGATGCGCTGGTACGCGCTGGGCGTCGATTACGAGATGGCCGGCAAGGACCTGATCGACTCGGTCAAGCTGTCCTCGCAGATCACCAAGATCCTCGGCCGCCCCGCGCCGGAGGGCTTCAACTACGAGCTGTTCCTCGACGCCGACGGTCAGAAGATCTCCAAGTCCAAGGGCAATGGCCTGTCGGTGGAGGAGTGGCTGACCTACGGTCCGCCGGACAGCCTCTCTCTGTACATGTACCAGCAGCCCCGCCGGGCGAAGCGTCTGTATTTCGACGTGATCCCGAAGAACGTCGACGACTATCTCACCTTCCTCTCCAAGTTCCCGGAGGAGGATGCCGAGAAGCGTCTGGAAAACCCGGTCTGGCACATCCATCACGGCCAGCCGCCGGCGCCGGAGAGCTCGGGCCTGTCCTTCTCGCTGCTGCTGAACCTGGCCAGCGTCTGTCACGCCGAGGAGAAGAGCGTGGTCTGGGGCTATGTCAGCCGCTACGCGCCGGACGCCTCGCCGGAAGCCAACCCGCTGCTCGACACCCTGGTCGGCTATGCCGTGCGCTACTACCAGGACTTCGTGCGGCCGGAGAAGCAGTACCGGGCCCCGACCGATGTCGAGCGGGCGGCGCTTGAGGATCTGAAGTCCGTGCTGGAGGGCATGGCGCCCGGAGCATCGGCGGAGGATCTGCAGACCGAGGTCTACGAGGTCGGCAAGCGCCATGCCTTCGAGAACCTGCGCGACTGGTTCAAGGCGCTGTACGAGACCCTGCTCGGCCAGTCCCAGGGCCCGCGCTTCGGCTCCTTCATCGCGCTCTACGGCGTGGCGGAGACCGTGGCGCTGATCGACAAGGCGCTGAAGGGCGAGGACATGGCGGCGTAA
- a CDS encoding SDR family NAD(P)-dependent oxidoreductase, protein MTEITRRVLITGAASGIGAATARRLAGPGTALLLHTRGNADRLEAVAGELRDKGSVVETMLGDLADAALPGALVGRTAEAFGGLDALVANAGWARNVPLLESTMEHLEAPVDAIARGFALMAQAAAPHLKASACGRVVAVSAFGPHVYRPGVMTFPGTAAAKAALETHVRSLAFELAADGVTANAVVPGFIQKDPGTSRAVTVDKAAQVTAQIPMGRLGSPDEVAAVIVFLLSPEAGYVTGQCIHVNGGLV, encoded by the coding sequence ATGACCGAGATCACCCGTCGCGTCCTCATCACCGGTGCAGCCTCCGGAATCGGCGCCGCTACCGCGCGGCGGCTGGCCGGCCCGGGAACGGCGCTGCTGCTGCACACCCGCGGCAATGCCGACCGGCTCGAGGCGGTGGCCGGGGAACTTCGGGACAAGGGATCGGTGGTGGAAACCATGCTCGGCGATCTGGCCGACGCAGCGCTTCCCGGGGCGCTGGTCGGCCGGACGGCGGAGGCCTTCGGCGGGCTGGACGCCCTGGTGGCCAATGCCGGCTGGGCCCGCAATGTCCCGCTGCTTGAGTCGACGATGGAGCATCTGGAGGCGCCGGTCGACGCCATCGCCCGCGGCTTCGCCCTGATGGCCCAGGCGGCGGCCCCGCATCTGAAGGCCAGCGCCTGCGGCCGGGTGGTCGCGGTCTCCGCCTTCGGCCCGCATGTCTACCGGCCCGGGGTGATGACCTTCCCGGGGACCGCGGCCGCCAAGGCGGCGCTGGAAACCCATGTCCGCTCCCTCGCCTTCGAGCTGGCGGCGGACGGGGTGACGGCCAACGCCGTCGTGCCGGGTTTCATCCAGAAGGATCCCGGCACCAGCCGGGCGGTCACGGTCGACAAGGCGGCCCAGGTCACCGCCCAGATCCCCATGGGACGGCTCGGGTCGCCCGACGAGGTGGCGGCGGTGATCGTCTTCCTGCTGTCGCCGGAGGCGGGCTACGTCACCGGCCAATGCATCCACGTGAACGGCGGGCTGGTCTGA
- a CDS encoding ribbon-helix-helix domain-containing protein: MTKELSRNRQRRNVTLGSRRTSVSLEEQVWDGLTEICRREEVGLDELCTAVEIRRVDSSMSSALRVFLLTYFRHAAENLESPSGGQPGLAERPQAAFPGLLDAAMERFHAEQKSAAGKA, from the coding sequence GTGACGAAGGAGTTGAGCCGGAACCGGCAACGCAGAAACGTCACCCTGGGCTCCCGGCGGACGAGCGTCAGCCTGGAAGAGCAGGTGTGGGACGGGCTCACCGAGATTTGCCGACGGGAAGAGGTCGGCCTGGACGAATTGTGCACGGCCGTCGAGATCCGGAGGGTAGATTCCTCCATGTCCTCGGCGCTGCGGGTGTTTCTGCTGACCTATTTCCGCCACGCCGCCGAAAACCTCGAATCGCCGTCCGGCGGCCAGCCGGGTCTGGCCGAGCGTCCCCAGGCGGCCTTCCCCGGCCTGCTGGATGCCGCGATGGAACGCTTCCACGCCGAACAGAAGAGCGCCGCCGGCAAGGCGTGA
- the upp gene encoding uracil phosphoribosyltransferase, producing MKTDPAFPNLFVVDHPLVQHKLTIMREKETSTSKFRVLLKEIALFLGYEVTRTLESTTREIETPVATMQAPTLAEPRLVMVGVLRAGLGMVDGLRELIPTAYEGHVGLYRDHETHEPVEYLVKLPAAEERVFVLVDPMLATGNSASHAADVLNKHGVPDSRIRFMALVAAPEGVRRFHQDHPDVPIYVAALDEKLNEKAYIVPGLGDAGDRLFGTTE from the coding sequence ATGAAGACCGATCCCGCCTTCCCGAACCTGTTCGTCGTCGACCACCCGCTGGTGCAGCACAAGCTGACCATCATGCGCGAGAAGGAGACGTCCACCTCCAAGTTCCGGGTGCTGCTGAAGGAAATCGCCCTGTTCCTCGGCTACGAGGTCACGCGCACGCTGGAATCGACAACCCGCGAGATCGAGACGCCGGTGGCGACCATGCAGGCGCCGACTCTGGCCGAGCCGCGGCTGGTGATGGTCGGCGTGCTGCGCGCCGGCCTCGGCATGGTGGACGGGCTGCGTGAACTGATCCCGACCGCCTATGAGGGCCATGTCGGCCTGTACCGCGACCACGAGACCCACGAGCCGGTGGAATATCTGGTGAAGCTGCCGGCGGCCGAGGAGCGGGTCTTCGTGCTGGTCGACCCGATGCTGGCGACCGGTAATTCCGCGAGCCACGCTGCCGACGTGCTGAACAAGCACGGGGTGCCGGACAGCCGGATCCGCTTCATGGCCCTGGTCGCCGCGCCGGAGGGCGTGCGCCGGTTCCACCAGGATCACCCCGATGTGCCGATTTATGTGGCCGCCCTGGACGAGAAGCTGAACGAGAAGGCCTATATCGTGCCGGGCCTGGGCGATGCCGGCGACCGGCTGTTCGGCACGACCGAATAG
- a CDS encoding TIGR01459 family HAD-type hydrolase, whose product MTQNAAEILVDGVSALADRYDGWIFDVWGTIYDGGAVFPGARDVLENLAARGVPVAVMSNSPRLTSVVEERLTGLGVARDLYKVVITSGGEARRYLTEGLDDFHAGLGDRVYTFAAARFGDILPGTRFTLVERLADADWILNAGPAGEFDQVELYEERLAEAAGLGLPMICANPDLAVFDQGRLKMHAGSMAARYEALGGSVHYHGKPHAPVFLRAAELLGAPGGRLIMVGDNRNTDIAGAEAAGMGSLLLADGIHHERLLRDGDLDRAGLAAFLAEPGAAPTHVAARLSW is encoded by the coding sequence ATGACCCAGAACGCGGCCGAGATCCTGGTCGACGGCGTGTCCGCCCTGGCCGACCGATATGACGGCTGGATCTTCGATGTTTGGGGAACGATCTACGACGGCGGTGCCGTGTTCCCCGGGGCGCGCGACGTGCTGGAGAATCTGGCGGCGCGCGGCGTGCCGGTGGCGGTGATGTCGAACTCGCCGCGCCTCACCTCGGTGGTGGAGGAGCGGCTGACCGGTCTCGGCGTGGCGCGGGACCTCTACAAGGTGGTCATCACCTCCGGCGGCGAGGCCCGGCGCTATCTGACCGAGGGGCTGGACGACTTCCATGCCGGCCTAGGCGACCGGGTCTACACCTTCGCGGCAGCGCGGTTCGGGGACATCCTGCCCGGCACCCGCTTCACCCTGGTGGAGCGGCTGGCCGACGCGGACTGGATCCTGAACGCCGGACCGGCCGGCGAGTTCGATCAGGTCGAGCTGTACGAGGAGCGTCTGGCGGAGGCGGCCGGGCTCGGCCTGCCGATGATCTGCGCCAACCCGGACCTGGCGGTCTTCGACCAGGGCCGGCTGAAGATGCACGCGGGCTCCATGGCCGCCCGCTACGAGGCGCTGGGCGGCAGCGTCCACTACCACGGAAAGCCGCATGCGCCGGTGTTCCTGCGCGCCGCCGAGCTGCTGGGCGCGCCGGGCGGCCGGCTGATCATGGTCGGTGACAACCGGAACACGGACATTGCCGGGGCCGAGGCGGCCGGCATGGGCTCGCTGCTGCTGGCCGACGGCATCCATCACGAGCGGCTGCTGCGCGACGGCGATCTGGACCGCGCCGGGCTGGCGGCGTTCCTGGCGGAGCCGGGGGCCGCGCCCACCCACGTGGCGGCCCGCCTCTCCTGGTAG
- a CDS encoding DUF1028 domain-containing protein, whose product MTFTVGGVCRRTGQFGTALSTSSIGAGGRCPHAVPGLGLVVTQARTDPRLGPLGLDLLRAGRTAEETVASIVASTPHSAWRQLGVLTADGDTAVFTGESCARPADGLVLADGFVIGNWVKSEAVLAGIAAGFETDPMAELADRLIQGLEGGEAEGGELDPLQSAALVVCDPAYTFPIVDLRIDNSPTPIADLRRTWERWREIMDGYLLRAVDPAAAPDTRSLEGHA is encoded by the coding sequence ATGACCTTCACCGTTGGCGGAGTCTGCCGCCGCACCGGACAGTTCGGCACCGCGCTGTCCACCTCCTCCATCGGTGCGGGCGGACGCTGCCCGCACGCCGTTCCGGGCCTCGGCCTCGTGGTCACCCAGGCGCGCACCGATCCGCGCCTGGGGCCGCTCGGCCTCGACCTGCTGCGGGCCGGCCGGACCGCGGAGGAGACGGTGGCGTCCATCGTCGCCTCCACCCCGCACAGCGCCTGGCGCCAGCTCGGCGTGCTGACCGCCGACGGAGACACCGCCGTCTTCACCGGCGAGAGCTGTGCGCGGCCGGCCGACGGTCTGGTGCTCGCCGACGGCTTCGTCATTGGCAACTGGGTGAAGAGCGAGGCGGTGCTGGCCGGCATCGCCGCCGGGTTCGAGACCGACCCCATGGCGGAGCTGGCCGACCGGCTGATCCAGGGGCTGGAAGGCGGCGAGGCGGAAGGCGGCGAGCTCGACCCGCTGCAATCGGCCGCCCTTGTCGTCTGCGATCCCGCCTATACCTTCCCTATCGTCGATCTGCGCATCGACAACTCGCCGACTCCGATCGCCGACCTGCGCCGCACGTGGGAGCGCTGGCGGGAGATCATGGACGGCTATCTGCTGCGCGCCGTGGACCCGGCCGCCGCCCCCGACACCCGCAGCCTGGAAGGCCACGCATGA
- a CDS encoding Lrp/AsnC family transcriptional regulator has translation MAGDVDAQLDKVGWQLLRVLQEDARLSYSELGRRVGLSSPAIAERVRRMEDTGVITGYRAMVDASKLGYPTTAFVHLKTIGENHGRIATVAHTLSEVQECHHITGQDSYMIKVIVSSMTHLEHVIAQLRTYGETTTSIVLSSPVKSKMVLAGPSVRTGPMLPPMAYEETA, from the coding sequence ATGGCCGGTGACGTTGATGCCCAATTGGACAAGGTAGGGTGGCAGCTTCTGCGCGTTCTGCAGGAGGATGCACGCCTGTCGTATAGCGAGCTTGGCCGACGGGTAGGCTTGTCGTCTCCCGCCATCGCCGAGCGGGTTCGGCGGATGGAGGATACCGGGGTCATCACCGGCTACCGGGCCATGGTCGACGCCTCCAAGCTCGGCTATCCCACCACGGCCTTCGTCCACCTGAAGACCATCGGCGAGAATCACGGCCGTATCGCCACGGTGGCGCATACGCTCTCCGAAGTGCAGGAGTGCCACCACATCACCGGGCAGGACAGTTACATGATCAAGGTCATCGTCTCCTCGATGACCCACCTGGAGCATGTGATCGCCCAGCTTCGGACCTACGGCGAGACCACGACCTCCATCGTGCTGTCTTCGCCGGTGAAGTCGAAGATGGTGCTGGCCGGACCGAGCGTGCGCACCGGCCCGATGCTGCCGCCGATGGCTTACGAAGAAACCGCCTGA
- a CDS encoding DoxX family protein — protein sequence MYDTIDTRTAPYAALLLRVTLGIAFLAHAGLKVFVFTIPGTVGYFESIGFPGFFAYLVILAEVGGGVALIAGAYTRLISLLLVPVMIGALLQHTGNGWLFTAEGGGWEFPAMWLALLFVQAGLGDGAYAVKLPRPAILGTNAA from the coding sequence ATGTACGATACGATCGACACCCGCACGGCGCCCTATGCCGCCCTGCTCCTGCGCGTCACTCTCGGCATCGCCTTCCTGGCCCATGCCGGCCTGAAGGTCTTCGTCTTCACCATTCCCGGCACCGTCGGCTATTTCGAGAGCATCGGCTTTCCGGGCTTCTTCGCCTATCTGGTCATCCTGGCCGAGGTCGGCGGCGGTGTCGCCCTGATCGCCGGCGCCTACACCCGGCTGATTTCGCTCCTGCTGGTCCCGGTGATGATCGGCGCCCTGCTGCAGCACACCGGCAACGGCTGGCTGTTCACCGCCGAAGGCGGCGGCTGGGAGTTCCCGGCCATGTGGCTCGCCCTGCTGTTCGTGCAGGCCGGTCTCGGCGACGGCGCCTATGCGGTGAAGCTGCCGCGCCCGGCGATCCTCGGCACCAACGCCGCCTGA